Proteins from a genomic interval of Zingiber officinale cultivar Zhangliang chromosome 1B, Zo_v1.1, whole genome shotgun sequence:
- the LOC122056316 gene encoding chloride conductance regulatory protein ICln-like: MVPGLQHFDDCVVDGNVRPRFGSDDSEELMHVLHGVAVALGSRPLESPGTLYVTTRRVIWLSDADRGKGYAVDFLSLSLHAVSRDPEAYPFPCIYTQIETGDEDDEESEDSYSEINGDLVLSKITEMRLVPSDAGKLDTLFDIFCQCAELNPEPRQREEENTWLFGDEGMSDAGSDTDWQLSENPANPIGYANGDHDLSRRVHELQIGSQQFEDADEGEQESHDDHHLAAN; encoded by the exons ATGGTTCCAGGGCTGCAGCACTTCGACGATTGCGTCGTCGACGGCAACGTACGACCTCGGTTCGGCTCCGACGACAGCGAGGAGCTGATGCACGTTTTGCATGGCGTCGCCGTCGCCCTCGGTTCCCGGCCCCTGGAGTCTCCTGGGACTCTCTATGTCACCACCAG GAGAGTGATTTGGTTGAGTGACGCCGACAGAGGGAAAGGATACGCGGTGGATTTTCTGTCGTTGTCCCTTCACGCTGTATCGAGGGACCCGGAGGCCTATCCATTTCCTTGCAtctatactcag ATTGAGACGGGTGATGAGGATGATGAAGAGTCCGAAGACTCATATTCAGAAATAAATGGTGATTTGGTGTTGTCTAAAATCACTGAAATGAGACTTGTTCCTTCAGATGCTGGAAAAT TGGATACTCTATTTGACATTTTCTGTCAATGTGCTGAACTAAATCCCGAGCCTCGTCAAC gagaggaagaaaataCTTGGTTATTTGGTGATGAAGGAATGAGCGATGCTG GAAGTGATACTGATTGGCAACTTTCAGAAAATCCTGCTAATCCCATTGGTTATGCCAATGGAGATCATGACTTGTCTCGGAGAGTACATGAG CTTCAGATTGGTTCCCAGCAGTTTGAGGATGCAGATGAAGGTGAACAAGAATCTCATGATGATCATCACTTGGCAGCAAACTAA